The following DNA comes from Centropristis striata isolate RG_2023a ecotype Rhode Island chromosome 3, C.striata_1.0, whole genome shotgun sequence.
CAGCATAGAGCATGGGGTTGATGCAGCTGTTGAGCCAGGTGAGGTTTGCACTGAGTATGTACACTACCTGTGGTGCACGTTCATGTTTGTCAATTGTGTTGAGAAAAATGTACGgaacaaagcaaagcaaaaagCACAGGAAAACTGCTAAACACATGCGTGTCACATGCTTCATTTCTTTATCATCTCCTGAGGCTGTGGAGTGGCCAGAGGGTGTTGCCTTTGTGGGAGCAGGTGTGGCTGAAGGTGATGTTGGGACGATGTCAAGGGGAGACTCGTTGGCTGCTGATGACTTTGGGCCCATGGTAGAAGCTTTGGCAGATTTGGAGGTTTCACAGGtgttattatctgtattttgggCTAGATCTACCTGACTGCTCATCTCAAAGCTACATGTCTTTTCTCCaccactgtcatcagtctcCTGAGCTGAAGAAACTGGTTTCTTTCTGGAGGACTTGCGGCTGATCCTGTAGCGCTGCAGAGATTTTGAGGCAATCCTGACACGTCTGTAGATGAGGAGGTAGAATACACCGAAACAGCCCAGaccaacaaaaaaatagaaaaagagcaGAATGGTGCTGTAGGGACGACCCCTGGTGCGATTGAAGCTGCATGCGCACACCTTTGGCA
Coding sequences within:
- the LOC131968701 gene encoding G-protein coupled receptor 84-like; this translates as MLTNQTNQTEDDPFSCYSPLLVGYRYFAVVWGCGVIITGTVGNLMTILAFVLDPRLRTRFNVLIVNLAVADLLYCTTLQPFMVDTYLNLRWRSGPLWCSISALLIFVSYSVSIVTLCLVAMSRYLMVAKRAWFDHVFSNWGLTLLLSSAWALGLVSFSPLWPVFEFVPKVCACSFNRTRGRPYSTILLFFYFFVGLGCFGVFYLLIYRRVRIASKSLQRYRISRKSSRKKPVSSAQETDDSGGEKTCSFEMSSQVDLAQNTDNNTCETSKSAKASTMGPKSSAANESPLDIVPTSPSATPAPTKATPSGHSTASGDDKEMKHVTRMCLAVFLCFLLCFVPYIFLNTIDKHERAPQVVYILSANLTWLNSCINPMLYAVMNRQFRQAYHLLLTRAAAPFTCLWTWCSTKQPPPELKIEANA